TTGTCTTTAGCTTGGTTGTCCCAGAGAAACGGCTCCCTGATGAGCTCATCGGGCTTTTTGCCCATCATGCCAATCTCTTCGCCATAATACAAGTAGGGTGAACCGGGCAAGGTCATTAGCAGCGCGGCGGCCATTTTGGCTTTGTTCACGTCTGCGTTCACCACGCTCATGATGCGGTTCTGGTCATGGTTGGTCAAAAAGGTGGCGTCAATGAACTGCGGGTTGATCCCCTGGTAAAAGGCGATGATCTTTTTATGGTTAGCCACCAGGTCTCCCGCCTTTTCTTCGTTAACGGCCTTGGAAATAGCATAGCCCATGTCAAAGTTAAAGAGCGCGGGCAGGCCTTTCAGGTAAGGGCCCACCACATTGGCTTCGGCCCAGACCTCCCCTACCAAGTATGCATCTTTGTTGGCCTTCAGCATTTCACTCCGGAAATACTCCCACCACCGGTGGTTGTCATAGGGGCGTTCGTCCGGGAAAATATGGCGGGCTGCATCTAACCGGAAGCCGTCTACGCCCATTTCGGTTAACCAAAAGCGGCCAATCTTGAAGATCTCATCACGCAACTTGGGGCTGTCAAAATTCAGGTCAGGCATGCCGTCATAGAAATAACCGTAATAGAGATAGTCGCTGCCCTCTACCTTGTGCCAATGCGTGGTATTACCAGAGTCTGCACCGGTGGGCCGACCTTCGCGCTGAGATTGTGGATCGCTCTTATGGGTCCAGACGTAGTACTCGCGGTAAGGGCTGTTAGGATTTTTGAGGGCCTCCTGGAACCAGGGATGTTTATTGGAGGAATGGTTGATTACCAGGTCCATGACCACTTTTATGTTGCGCTTGTGCGCTTCCTGCAGGAAAGTTTTAAAATCTGCCAGCGTGCCGTAATCCGGGTGAATGCCATAATAGTCGGTTACGTCATATTTGTGGTAAGATGGAGACGGATTGATGGGCATGAGCCACACCGCCTCCACGCCCAGGTCTTTCAGATAATCCAGCTTGCCCGTCATGCCTTTTATGTCCCCTATTCCGTCTCCATTAGAATCGGCGAAGGACTGGACAAAGATTTCATAGGTGATGCCGCGGGGCCATTGGCTTACGTTCTTTTGGCTCTGGGCTGAAGCTCCAGAAACCAGCGTAACCATACTTACCATAAAAGCGAATAGCTGGCGCATAACTTGTTTTTTCATAGGAAAAAAGGTTTAGGTTAGATTCTGCTTTCCTTCCGGTATTTTGGAACGAAGGCCCTCTTCTACCAGAAGGAAAGCAGATAAAAAATGAGTGGTAACTTAATGGGCTATTACCAAACGTTGCATGGAACTAGTTGCTCCGGTCTGAATCTTTACAAAATAAATTCCGCTGGGCAAACCGGCAATATTCAACTGGTACTTCTGGCCTTTAAAAGTTGTGGCGAAGTGAGATTTTCCGGCGGCATCAAAAACCGTTAACGCCTTTACCAGTCCTACCGGCTGGGTAGTTTCCACCTGCACCAAACCAGAGGCCGGGTTGGGGTACACTTTAAAAATTTTCTCATCATACATTTGGCTTACCGCGGTGAGGTTTGAGGGAGTCAGTTTCCAAACCCAGGTCTGGTCTGCGGCAAGGGAGGCATTCCCAATAGACCAGGTCGTAAAGCTCCCCTTTTCATTTAGCATGACCGTTCCTACTGCTTGCCCAGACATAAGATCCGTAATGGCATAGGTGCCGGCCTGTAGGGTAGAAATGGGTAAAGATACGGTAGGCGCTATGAGGGCATCAGCCCCGAAGTTGGTGACCACCACCACTGCTTCCTGCGCGTGCACACGGGCGTACGCTAATACAGAAGCATTCCCGACTGACATTTCCTGATAATACCCCTTGCGCAAGGCAGGCTGGGCATTCCTTACCCAAATTAATTTCTTGTAGTGGTTCAATAAAGAGCCCTGGTCGGCCGCCATGGATTGCACATTAAGTTGCGTGACATTGGCATTTAGGGCTCGCCATGGTGTACCGGTGGTGAACCCGCCGTTGCTGGCCGGGGTCCATTGCATGGGCTTCCGTTTATCTTCATCTACTCCCGTGCCAGACATGCCTACTTCCTCGCCATAATACAGGAAAGGAATACCTGGCATGGTAAGGTACAGCGCTGCGGCTTGTTTCATTTGGCCCATATTGCCCCCTAACTCATCCATCACCCGGTTATGGTCATGGTTGGTGAGAAAGGTGGCGTACTGCAATTTTGGGTACAGACGGTTCACGGTATTCAATTGGGTTTTTAAAGCCGCCGGGTTATTCCCTTTCACAGAGTTAATGATGGCTGTGGCCAGGTCAAATTCAAAGCAGACATCTAACCGTTTATTCTGCACATACGGCACCACCTGAGGCGTGGCAGACCAGGCTTCGCCCACGGTAAAGGCGTTTGGTTTGGCGGCCTTGGCTACCTGGTTGTACTCCTGCAATAGCTGGAAAGTCTCCGGGGTATTTTCAAGAGTAGTTCCGTCCTCATCCAGGTATTTCACGGCATCTATCCGGTAACCGTCTACGCCTTTGTTCAGCCAGAAGCGGGTAACGTCCCACATGGTACTTTTCAGTTGGGCATTGCTCCAGTTAAGGTCTGGCATGCCGCTGTAGAAAATGCCGTAGTAATACTTACCGTTTTTCTGGTGCCAGACCCCTTGCCCCCAGGGACCCAGAAAACCAGGATTGGTATCTGACCAAACATACCAGTTCCGGTAGGTATTGGTGGTGCTGGCGCTGGCCTGCGTGAACCATGGGTGCTGGTCTGACGAGTGGTTCATGACAAAGTCAATGATCACTTTTATTCCCCGGGCATGCGCGGCCGTTAGAAACTCTTCAAACTCGGCCATGGTGCCGTAATCAGGTTCCGTGGCGTAGTAGTTGGTTACGTCATAGCCATGGTAACTGGGTGATTCCATCATAGGCATAAGCCAAATGCCGGTAATGCCTAAATCTGTAGTGGTATTGGGGTCGCCATCATTGAGGTAATCCAGTTTTTGAATCAATCCTTTAAAATCTCCCTTGCCATCGCCGTTGCTGTCATAGAAACTCCGGACAAAGATCTCATAAAACACCGCGTCATTCCACCAATAGGTACTGTAGTCAATAGAAGGCACTGTAACGCCCTCGGTGCCGCAGGCCCCAAATTTGTTCACCGGAGCGGTATTGACGGCCGCCGTCGCAGACACGGTGCGGTTGAAGTTACCGCTACCGTCATTCAGACCACAGGCATCTGGTACTACTTCTGCCCCGGTCCAGGTAGTGCCATTGATAAATTTATATTGAAACAAACCCCCGGCGGGTAAAGAGAGGTTGACCGTATAAATGCCATCCCCATCCGGGTCAGCCATTGGTACCGAGGCTGGGCTCCAGTCGGTTCCATACCCGGCCAAGGCCTGAAAATTGCCGGTTACGTATACTCCGCCGGCCGCCACCGTTTGCTGGCGCATGTCTACAGAGAAAAGCAATTGGGTATTACACGAGGAAAAGCTTACCACCGGAAGGCGCAGATTAGAAGCTCCTACCGCTACTTCGCGGTTTACATTGCTGGCCCCGTCTGCCTGGCCACAAGCCGCCGGCACCTGCTCTGGCTGCGCGGCCCAGTTGTTTCCGTTGATGAACTTGTATTGGTAGACGCCTGCCGGAACCGTTAAGGTCACTTCATAAATGCGGTCATTATCTGCATCTGTCAGAAGCGTAGAAGCCGGGTTCCAGTCACTTCCAAAGCCTGCCTCAGATTGAAACGTTCCTGCCACATGCACGCCATTGGAA
This Rufibacter radiotolerans DNA region includes the following protein-coding sequences:
- a CDS encoding alpha-amylase family glycosyl hydrolase, with amino-acid sequence MKKQVMRQLFAFMVSMVTLVSGASAQSQKNVSQWPRGITYEIFVQSFADSNGDGIGDIKGMTGKLDYLKDLGVEAVWLMPINPSPSYHKYDVTDYYGIHPDYGTLADFKTFLQEAHKRNIKVVMDLVINHSSNKHPWFQEALKNPNSPYREYYVWTHKSDPQSQREGRPTGADSGNTTHWHKVEGSDYLYYGYFYDGMPDLNFDSPKLRDEIFKIGRFWLTEMGVDGFRLDAARHIFPDERPYDNHRWWEYFRSEMLKANKDAYLVGEVWAEANVVGPYLKGLPALFNFDMGYAISKAVNEEKAGDLVANHKKIIAFYQGINPQFIDATFLTNHDQNRIMSVVNADVNKAKMAAALLMTLPGSPYLYYGEEIGMMGKKPDELIREPFLWDNQAKDKSRTTWRKPQYSTEQAVAPVTTQVKEKNSILNHYKSFIRLRNQSKALTYGSVEPITIDQPSISAFVRTHENQSLLVLHNLSKETVTLTLPETATGYSKTYFKTKGAKASKGTVTLPAYSSLVLEK
- a CDS encoding alpha-amylase family glycosyl hydrolase → MKFLYAFSILWLVTMANSFAQQVQLTLRVDMSQQTVSSNGVHVAGTFQSEAGFGSDWNPASTLLTDADNDRIYEVTLTVPAGVYQYKFINGNNWAAQPEQVPAACGQADGASNVNREVAVGASNLRLPVVSFSSCNTQLLFSVDMRQQTVAAGGVYVTGNFQALAGYGTDWSPASVPMADPDGDGIYTVNLSLPAGGLFQYKFINGTTWTGAEVVPDACGLNDGSGNFNRTVSATAAVNTAPVNKFGACGTEGVTVPSIDYSTYWWNDAVFYEIFVRSFYDSNGDGKGDFKGLIQKLDYLNDGDPNTTTDLGITGIWLMPMMESPSYHGYDVTNYYATEPDYGTMAEFEEFLTAAHARGIKVIIDFVMNHSSDQHPWFTQASASTTNTYRNWYVWSDTNPGFLGPWGQGVWHQKNGKYYYGIFYSGMPDLNWSNAQLKSTMWDVTRFWLNKGVDGYRIDAVKYLDEDGTTLENTPETFQLLQEYNQVAKAAKPNAFTVGEAWSATPQVVPYVQNKRLDVCFEFDLATAIINSVKGNNPAALKTQLNTVNRLYPKLQYATFLTNHDHNRVMDELGGNMGQMKQAAALYLTMPGIPFLYYGEEVGMSGTGVDEDKRKPMQWTPASNGGFTTGTPWRALNANVTQLNVQSMAADQGSLLNHYKKLIWVRNAQPALRKGYYQEMSVGNASVLAYARVHAQEAVVVVTNFGADALIAPTVSLPISTLQAGTYAITDLMSGQAVGTVMLNEKGSFTTWSIGNASLAADQTWVWKLTPSNLTAVSQMYDEKIFKVYPNPASGLVQVETTQPVGLVKALTVFDAAGKSHFATTFKGQKYQLNIAGLPSGIYFVKIQTGATSSMQRLVIAH